One genomic region from Bacillus sp. SLBN-46 encodes:
- a CDS encoding IclR family transcriptional regulator has translation MLKGLDEMERKYWVPAIERVDKILEIIAHHPEKYRLIDFSNELNINKSSMFSLLNTLEALNWVKREKDGTYSLGIKLGILTPYYFKQFDLITTFNLEAHTTNKRLDETLQLSILDGTEIVYLAKKEGTSAVRVSTDPGMKLPAHATAMGKVQLSQYSKEELKALYPEENLKPKTPYTITKVDELWEQIESIKENGVITECQEAVEDFYCVAAPIINHEDRIIASVSATILLSKWEEKKKVAEEEIIDLARRISLKAGFLAPIKN, from the coding sequence ATGTTGAAAGGTCTTGATGAAATGGAAAGAAAGTATTGGGTGCCTGCAATCGAACGGGTCGATAAAATATTAGAGATTATTGCCCATCATCCTGAGAAATATCGGTTAATTGACTTCTCGAATGAACTAAACATAAATAAAAGCTCAATGTTTTCCCTATTAAACACATTAGAAGCCCTTAATTGGGTGAAGAGAGAAAAGGATGGGACCTATTCACTCGGTATCAAACTCGGGATCCTTACCCCTTATTACTTTAAACAATTTGACCTTATTACCACCTTTAATTTGGAAGCGCATACAACTAATAAACGATTGGACGAAACACTTCAGCTCTCCATACTTGATGGAACCGAAATTGTGTATCTGGCAAAAAAAGAAGGCACATCTGCTGTGAGAGTGTCCACAGACCCAGGAATGAAATTACCAGCCCACGCAACGGCCATGGGGAAGGTTCAACTCTCCCAATATTCAAAGGAAGAATTGAAAGCGCTATATCCCGAGGAAAACTTAAAGCCTAAGACCCCATATACGATTACAAAAGTTGATGAGCTTTGGGAGCAAATTGAAAGTATTAAAGAAAATGGAGTAATCACCGAGTGCCAAGAGGCAGTGGAAGATTTCTATTGTGTGGCGGCCCCCATTATCAATCATGAGGACCGAATCATAGCTTCTGTTAGTGCAACCATTCTACTTTCGAAGTGGGAGGAAAAGAAAAAGGTCGCAGAAGAAGAGATTATCGATTTAGCTAGAAGAATCTCTTTAAAAGCTGGCTTTTTGGCTCCAATCAAAAATTGA
- a CDS encoding glucose 1-dehydrogenase: protein MRLASKIVLITGGGSGIGRATSILFANEGAHVIVNDLSRDAGNETVQEIIEASGKATFIQADVTISKEVEQMVNQVIQKVGRIDVLFNNAGVSGVGAVHETSEELWDQVVNVNMKGVFLPCKYVLPHMMQQQSGTIINMSSCIAEMGLARRASYSATKGAILSLSKSMQVDYAPYNIRVNALLPGTILTPFVEKYLQSSYEDYEEGLNSIKKRQLSGDLGRPDDVAKAALFLASDESSFMMGSPLYIDGGVTFGKMA from the coding sequence ATGAGACTAGCAAGTAAAATCGTTTTAATAACTGGTGGCGGCTCTGGGATTGGGAGGGCAACCTCCATATTATTTGCCAACGAGGGCGCCCATGTTATAGTCAATGATTTATCACGTGATGCTGGAAATGAGACAGTCCAAGAGATTATTGAAGCAAGTGGTAAGGCGACTTTTATCCAAGCGGACGTTACCATTTCTAAAGAAGTAGAACAAATGGTTAATCAAGTGATTCAAAAAGTAGGAAGAATCGATGTTCTTTTTAATAATGCAGGCGTTTCTGGTGTTGGAGCTGTCCATGAAACGAGTGAAGAGTTATGGGATCAGGTAGTAAATGTCAATATGAAAGGCGTCTTTCTTCCTTGTAAGTATGTGTTACCACATATGATGCAGCAGCAAAGCGGGACCATTATAAATATGTCATCCTGTATTGCAGAAATGGGACTTGCTCGCAGGGCATCCTATTCCGCAACAAAAGGGGCTATTCTTTCGTTATCAAAATCCATGCAAGTCGATTATGCTCCATACAACATTCGAGTCAATGCTCTTCTGCCAGGGACCATTCTCACCCCGTTCGTGGAAAAATATTTACAGTCTTCCTACGAGGATTATGAGGAAGGATTGAACAGCATCAAGAAAAGACAATTAAGTGGCGATTTAGGACGTCCTGATGATGTGGCCAAAGCCGCCCTTTTCCTAGCATCTGACGAATCAAGTTTTATGATGGGGTCGCCTTTGTATATCGATGGTGGAGTGACCTTTGGAAAAATGGCTTAA
- a CDS encoding fumarylacetoacetate hydrolase family protein, giving the protein MKLVNFRVNTNGKPRLGVKTDTGILDIEKAWEAAKEYEPHEVPLTLEQWLHADEDSKEFFRQFINSYKNHDDLTYEENSIQISPCVPKTAKIICVGLNYRKHAKESNMDVPKTPILFNKFSNSLAGHLEKVELPADSKQVDFEAELGIVIGKRAKGVSRDQALNYVAGYCNANDLSARDLQFRTNQWLLGKSCDGFCPVGPYLVTADEVGDPNQLKIETIVNGKVRQSSNTSDMIFYCDELVSYISTYMTLEPGDLIITGTPEGVILGLPAHEQDWLTDGDEVTIQIEKLGVLTNRLLSPVSIKEKETIISQNV; this is encoded by the coding sequence TTGAAACTAGTAAATTTTAGAGTAAACACAAATGGCAAGCCCAGGTTGGGTGTAAAAACAGACACTGGAATTTTAGATATTGAAAAGGCTTGGGAAGCAGCTAAAGAATATGAACCTCATGAAGTCCCTCTTACTTTAGAACAGTGGCTACACGCAGATGAAGACTCCAAAGAATTTTTCCGACAATTTATTAACTCTTACAAGAATCATGATGACCTCACCTACGAAGAAAACAGCATCCAAATAAGCCCATGTGTACCGAAGACAGCAAAAATTATATGTGTTGGCCTTAATTATCGCAAACATGCCAAAGAATCCAATATGGATGTCCCTAAAACACCTATTTTATTTAACAAATTTAGCAATTCACTTGCCGGTCATCTTGAAAAGGTGGAGCTTCCAGCAGATTCGAAGCAAGTTGATTTTGAAGCAGAGCTTGGAATTGTTATTGGTAAAAGAGCAAAAGGGGTGTCAAGAGATCAGGCATTGAATTATGTGGCAGGCTATTGTAATGCCAATGATTTATCTGCCAGAGACCTTCAATTTCGCACCAATCAATGGCTTTTAGGAAAAAGCTGTGATGGATTTTGTCCGGTGGGTCCTTATTTAGTTACGGCAGATGAAGTCGGTGATCCAAACCAACTGAAGATCGAAACAATCGTAAACGGTAAAGTGAGGCAATCGTCCAATACTTCTGACATGATTTTTTATTGTGATGAGCTAGTAAGCTATATTTCCACTTACATGACGTTAGAGCCAGGGGATCTCATTATCACTGGAACACCAGAAGGAGTGATACTTGGGCTTCCGGCACATGAACAGGATTGGTTAACAGATGGAGATGAAGTAACCATTCAGATTGAAAAACTAGGTGTGTTAACTAATCGGTTACTATCACCGGTTTCAATAAAAGAAAAAGAAACAATCATCAGCCAGAATGTATAA
- a CDS encoding C4-dicarboxylate TRAP transporter substrate-binding protein, translating into MVKRGSAILLVLCLCISMVLVGCGKSKSASGEKEKEKDVYTIKIGYENQPGEPIDLAAKEWKRLAEEKSKGKIKIELYPSSQLGSKQDVIEQMKTGANIVHIADASFLMDYVPDIGILSAPYLTDSYEDLFKVTDSEWFKGLEKDLQGKGIHIVTTKWIYGDRHLITTKAVKEPKDLKGLKVRVPSNPLSIKIMEKMGATATPLPLGEVYPSIAQGVIDGMENPLPVIYGSKVYEKAKYLSLSGHTNMIIQWIAGQSYIETLPDDVVKVLKETGDEAGKFMGEKVKESEDTVLKDLKGAGVKIIEPDKAAFKEATKEVYKEMTDWSPGLYDKIQKIIIE; encoded by the coding sequence ATGGTAAAAAGAGGTTCAGCAATTCTATTGGTTTTATGCTTATGCATTTCCATGGTGTTAGTCGGGTGCGGAAAATCGAAGAGTGCTTCAGGGGAAAAGGAAAAGGAAAAGGATGTATATACCATTAAAATTGGCTATGAAAATCAACCAGGGGAGCCGATTGATTTAGCGGCAAAGGAATGGAAAAGGCTAGCTGAGGAAAAAAGTAAAGGGAAAATTAAAATTGAACTATATCCTAGCTCTCAGCTTGGTTCAAAGCAGGACGTGATTGAACAGATGAAAACGGGGGCAAACATTGTACATATTGCGGATGCCAGCTTTTTAATGGATTATGTTCCGGATATCGGGATTCTCTCAGCGCCTTATTTAACTGACAGCTATGAGGACTTATTTAAAGTAACAGATAGTGAGTGGTTCAAAGGACTAGAAAAAGACCTACAAGGAAAAGGCATCCATATTGTCACAACCAAATGGATTTATGGTGACCGTCACTTAATCACGACAAAGGCAGTGAAGGAACCGAAGGATTTGAAAGGCCTGAAAGTACGTGTTCCGAGCAATCCGTTATCCATAAAAATCATGGAGAAAATGGGGGCAACGGCAACTCCACTTCCACTTGGAGAGGTATATCCTTCTATTGCTCAGGGTGTAATCGATGGTATGGAGAACCCGCTTCCTGTTATTTATGGGTCTAAGGTATACGAAAAGGCGAAATACCTTTCTTTATCTGGTCATACCAATATGATTATTCAGTGGATCGCCGGTCAGTCTTATATCGAAACACTACCTGATGACGTAGTAAAGGTATTAAAGGAAACAGGTGATGAAGCAGGTAAGTTCATGGGTGAGAAGGTCAAAGAATCAGAGGATACTGTATTGAAAGATTTAAAGGGTGCGGGAGTAAAGATTATTGAGCCAGACAAAGCAGCCTTCAAAGAAGCCACTAAAGAAGTGTATAAAGAAATGACCGATTGGAGCCCAGGATTATATGATAAGATTCAAAAAATTATAATAGAGTAG
- a CDS encoding TRAP transporter small permease, translated as MLKRLWRTIIHLDSVFASISLILIISVAVVGVFMRFVLGEPLKWTEEIILALFVWFTFLGSSVVEKENGHVGIEYFVEKLRPSIKKIFFLFRELLLIFINLFVFIYLGSQLAAQASTRLTPVLRISYIYIDVAVVLSGVFSAIHLISRVSKMRRKSTAKMDNEFQTSSLEEANL; from the coding sequence ATGTTGAAACGATTGTGGCGCACGATCATACATTTAGACAGTGTATTTGCTTCCATTTCCCTTATTTTAATCATTAGCGTGGCGGTTGTTGGGGTATTTATGAGGTTTGTATTAGGGGAACCATTAAAATGGACAGAAGAGATTATCTTAGCTTTATTTGTTTGGTTTACCTTCCTTGGGTCAAGTGTGGTTGAAAAAGAAAATGGACATGTGGGTATTGAGTATTTTGTGGAAAAACTCAGACCTTCTATAAAAAAAATCTTCTTTTTGTTTAGAGAACTACTACTTATTTTTATTAATCTATTTGTCTTTATTTATTTAGGAAGTCAGCTGGCAGCGCAAGCGTCCACAAGATTAACCCCTGTTTTACGAATAAGCTATATCTATATTGATGTTGCAGTGGTTTTAAGCGGAGTTTTCTCAGCCATTCATCTTATTTCTCGCGTTAGCAAGATGAGGAGAAAATCTACAGCGAAAATGGATAATGAGTTTCAGACTTCATCCCTAGAGGAGGCGAATCTATGA